One genomic window of Streptomyces sp. NBC_01498 includes the following:
- a CDS encoding DUF3046 domain-containing protein, translating into MRLTNFWERMADHFGPAYADSFAHDHVMAELGGRTVHEALADGWETKDVWRAVCAAMGVPADKR; encoded by the coding sequence ATGCGGTTGACGAATTTCTGGGAACGGATGGCCGACCACTTCGGCCCCGCCTACGCGGACTCCTTCGCCCACGACCATGTGATGGCCGAGCTCGGCGGCCGTACGGTGCACGAGGCCCTGGCCGACGGCTGGGAGACGAAGGACGTCTGGCGCGCGGTCTGCGCCGCCATGGGCGTGCCCGCCGACAAGAGGTGA
- a CDS encoding AI-2E family transporter: MSLTDETAQDPRPADPAPSPPAPGDGGDAARMPRWLPRAMVLALTLVACFQLGSWAFHQLIGLLINVLIAFFLALAVEPAVSRMASHGIRRGLATFLVFFAVLIACVGFVVLLGSMLAGQIIEIVEEFPQYLDDVINWINLSFRTELSRVAVQDSLLHSDWLQRYVQNSARGVLDISTTVLGGLFRLLTIFLFSFYFAADGPRLRRTVCSVLPPAKQAEVLRAWEIAVDKTGGYIYSRGLMALVSGFAHYILLEILGITYAPVLAVWVGLVSQFLPTIGTYLAGALPMLIAFTVNPWYALWVLGFVVIYQQFENYVLQPKLTARTVDIHPAVAFGSVVAGTALLGAVGALIAIPAVATLQAFLGAYVKRYDVTDDPRVHGHRRRGSGRALARMRRTLRRVGARVDGRRAGGGA; encoded by the coding sequence GTGTCACTGACCGACGAAACAGCACAGGACCCCCGGCCGGCCGACCCCGCGCCGTCCCCACCCGCGCCGGGGGACGGCGGTGACGCCGCCCGGATGCCCCGCTGGCTGCCGCGCGCCATGGTGCTCGCGCTGACGCTCGTCGCCTGCTTCCAACTGGGCAGTTGGGCGTTCCACCAGCTCATCGGGCTGCTGATCAACGTGCTGATCGCCTTCTTCCTGGCCCTGGCGGTCGAGCCGGCCGTCAGCCGGATGGCGTCGCACGGCATACGGCGCGGACTCGCCACGTTCCTGGTCTTCTTCGCCGTGCTGATCGCCTGCGTCGGCTTCGTGGTCCTGCTCGGCTCGATGCTCGCGGGCCAGATCATCGAGATCGTCGAGGAGTTCCCCCAGTACCTGGACGACGTCATCAACTGGATCAACCTGAGCTTCCGTACGGAGCTGTCACGCGTCGCCGTCCAGGACAGCCTGCTCCACTCCGACTGGCTCCAGCGCTACGTGCAGAACAGCGCGAGGGGCGTTCTCGACATCTCGACCACCGTGCTCGGCGGCCTCTTCCGGCTCCTGACGATCTTTCTGTTCTCGTTCTACTTCGCCGCCGACGGGCCCCGGCTGCGCCGCACCGTCTGCTCCGTACTGCCCCCGGCCAAGCAGGCCGAGGTGCTGCGCGCCTGGGAGATCGCGGTCGACAAGACCGGCGGCTACATCTACTCACGCGGCCTGATGGCGCTCGTCTCCGGCTTCGCGCACTACATCCTCCTGGAGATCCTCGGGATCACGTACGCACCGGTGCTCGCGGTGTGGGTGGGCCTCGTCTCGCAGTTCCTCCCGACCATCGGCACCTATCTGGCCGGTGCCCTGCCGATGCTGATCGCCTTCACGGTGAACCCCTGGTACGCCCTGTGGGTGCTCGGATTCGTCGTGATCTACCAGCAGTTCGAGAACTACGTCCTCCAGCCCAAACTCACCGCCAGGACCGTCGACATCCACCCCGCCGTGGCGTTCGGCTCGGTCGTCGCGGGTACGGCGCTGCTCGGCGCCGTGGGCGCGCTGATCGCCATCCCGGCGGTCGCCACCCTCCAGGCGTTCCTCGGGGCGTACGTGAAGCGGTACGACGTGACGGACGACCCGCGCGTGCACGGGCACCGGCGCCGGGGCAGCGGGCGCGCGCTCGCCCGGATGCGCCGGACGCTGCGCCGCGTGGGCGCGCGCGTGGACGGGCGCCGTGCGGGCGGCGGCGCCTGA
- a CDS encoding AzlC family ABC transporter permease, whose translation MEQPGGETGAGGFRAPADTAPTATDTVPTAEGTVPADQSAASGPEPKPDAAVVRDALGVGVAVGLSGFAFGVTSAGAGLTLLQSCALSLLVFTGASQFALVGALAAGGNPLTAAAGAFFLGVRNTFYGLRLSQLLALPHLVRPFAAQWVIDETTAVALAQPTRRAVRIGFTVTGLTLYVLWNLTTLLGALGAEAIGDTAVWGLDAAGPAVFLALLAPMLRTTTERAVAAVAVVLGLGFLPVLPSGVPVLVAALAAPAVLWVEGRRRGGPTPDRRDTRDRHDADDPRGASHRGAVSDRTEMDR comes from the coding sequence ATGGAGCAGCCGGGCGGCGAGACCGGTGCGGGGGGCTTCCGCGCGCCGGCGGACACCGCCCCGACGGCAACGGACACGGTCCCGACGGCAGAGGGAACCGTCCCGGCGGATCAGTCCGCCGCGTCGGGCCCCGAGCCGAAGCCGGACGCCGCCGTCGTCCGCGACGCGCTCGGTGTCGGAGTCGCCGTCGGCCTCTCCGGCTTCGCCTTCGGTGTCACCTCCGCGGGCGCCGGGCTCACCCTCCTACAGAGCTGCGCGCTCAGCCTGCTCGTCTTCACCGGCGCCTCGCAGTTCGCACTCGTCGGTGCCCTGGCGGCGGGCGGGAACCCGCTGACCGCCGCGGCCGGCGCCTTCTTCCTCGGCGTACGGAACACCTTCTACGGACTGCGCCTGTCCCAACTGCTCGCACTGCCGCACCTCGTCCGTCCCTTCGCCGCCCAGTGGGTCATCGACGAGACGACCGCCGTCGCGCTCGCGCAGCCGACCCGGCGCGCCGTACGGATCGGTTTCACGGTCACCGGGCTCACGCTCTACGTGCTCTGGAACCTCACCACACTGCTCGGCGCGCTCGGGGCCGAGGCCATCGGCGACACCGCCGTGTGGGGGCTCGACGCGGCCGGACCCGCCGTCTTCCTGGCCCTGCTCGCCCCCATGCTGCGGACCACGACGGAGCGTGCCGTCGCCGCCGTCGCCGTGGTCCTCGGACTCGGCTTCCTGCCCGTGCTGCCCTCGGGTGTCCCGGTACTCGTCGCCGCACTCGCCGCCCCCGCCGTGCTCTGGGTCGAAGGACGCCGCAGGGGTGGACCGACCCCGGACCGACGCGACACCCGCGACCGACACGACGCCGACGACCCGCGCGGCGCCTCCCACCGAGGCGCTGTCTCCGACCGAACGGAAATGGACCGTTGA
- a CDS encoding AzlD domain-containing protein — protein MTIWIAIGLTAVGCYLVKLLGLLVPAGALERPLVQKLSALLPVALLAALTAQQAVGGPDGALVADARLAGLAAAGLALVLRAPFLVVIGAAVAVTAGVRALGG, from the coding sequence TTGACCATCTGGATCGCCATCGGACTGACCGCGGTCGGCTGCTACCTCGTGAAACTGCTCGGTCTCCTCGTCCCGGCCGGTGCGCTGGAGCGCCCCCTCGTACAGAAGCTGTCCGCCCTCCTGCCCGTCGCGCTCCTGGCGGCCCTCACCGCGCAGCAGGCCGTGGGCGGCCCCGACGGGGCGCTGGTCGCCGACGCCCGGCTGGCCGGGCTCGCCGCGGCGGGGCTCGCGCTGGTGCTGCGCGCCCCGTTCCTGGTCGTCATCGGCGCGGCCGTCGCGGTGACCGCCGGAGTGCGGGCCCTGGGCGGCTGA
- a CDS encoding helix-turn-helix domain-containing protein gives MAAQEQARHWRYPELPGVDLLRARYIRKTFVRHTHETFVIAAVTHGVDVFQHGGSLQYAGPGSLALVNPDTPHTGHAQGPEGWQYGAVYPSPGLVAEIAAETTRISGTPGFAAPVVADPYAVHLVHQVLRAADEGNALAADTLLRVAVTRLLRLNGGTLPQRTVRGAGAGTAARARAVLEGRLADPPSLEALATGLGTSPFALLRAFRDTYGMPPHTWLTDARVRRARHLLDAGTAIAEVAGLVGFTDQSHLTRHFTRIVGVPPGAYRKERTPRAG, from the coding sequence ATGGCGGCTCAGGAGCAGGCACGGCACTGGCGCTACCCGGAGCTGCCCGGCGTCGATCTCTTGCGGGCCCGGTACATCAGGAAGACGTTCGTCCGGCACACCCACGAGACCTTCGTCATCGCGGCGGTCACCCACGGCGTGGATGTCTTCCAGCACGGCGGCAGCCTCCAGTACGCGGGCCCCGGCTCCCTCGCCCTGGTCAACCCCGACACCCCGCACACGGGCCACGCGCAGGGGCCCGAGGGCTGGCAGTACGGGGCGGTCTACCCCTCGCCCGGCCTGGTCGCGGAAATCGCGGCGGAGACGACGCGGATCAGCGGGACCCCGGGCTTCGCCGCTCCCGTCGTCGCCGACCCGTACGCCGTCCACCTCGTCCACCAGGTCCTGCGCGCGGCCGACGAGGGGAACGCGCTCGCCGCCGACACCCTGCTGCGGGTCGCCGTCACCCGCCTCCTGAGACTGAACGGCGGCACACTGCCGCAACGTACGGTGCGGGGGGCGGGCGCCGGAACGGCGGCACGCGCGCGTGCCGTGCTGGAGGGGCGGCTGGCGGACCCGCCGTCGCTTGAGGCGCTCGCCACCGGCCTCGGCACCAGCCCGTTCGCCCTGCTGCGTGCCTTCCGGGACACGTACGGCATGCCGCCGCACACCTGGCTCACCGACGCGCGCGTGCGCAGGGCCCGGCATCTGCTGGACGCCGGGACAGCCATCGCCGAGGTGGCCGGTCTCGTCGGTTTCACCGACCAGTCGCACCTGACCCGGCACTTCACCCGGATCGTGGGGGTGCCGCCGGGCGCGTACCGCAAGGAGCGGACACCGCGCGCCGGCTGA